Genomic segment of Salvia hispanica cultivar TCC Black 2014 chromosome 2, UniMelb_Shisp_WGS_1.0, whole genome shotgun sequence:
GGTAACACCTACCACTACTATTAAGGAAATAAAATGGGCTTCTTTTATGTGAAAAGGAGAGATCTCGGATTCAATTCATATTGAATTTCcctcccaaaaaaataatacagaTATTAGATTTCACTCATAAGCCCACAATCCACCACCAATACGAACACGAAAATGTGATCCTAAGTGGGAAATTTACAGATGAATATTAAGGTAATATCATATGATAAGCATACAACAACTAGCAACCCGCCTCATCTTACACGGGGGGATCTACGGTGTGCTGGCACAGGAGATGCCAACGGTGTCATATTCATAGGCGAATGGTGCTTCGACTGCAAAATGGGCACGTGCTCACCTTGCTGATTGTCTGTCTTCAAGTGTCTGATTGCGCACTTGGGCGCTTGGAGCTCTTCCAGTTTGGCCAAGACCTCCGCCATACGAGGCCTCTGCTTCGCCTCGTGGCTCAGGCATTGCACAGCAATGGTGGCAGCGGTGAAGGCTGCTTTCTGAGGGTATTGCCCCTCCAGTTTGATGTCCATTATGCGGAACAGTTTTCTCTTGTCGCCCATGTATGGCTTTGCCCAATCCACTAGGTTTTGCTCGACACCTACCTTCGTTTTGTCAACAGCACGGCGCCCAGATAGCAGCTCGAGCATAACCACCCCAAAGCTGTAAACATCGCTCTTTGCTGTCAACCGACCTGCTCATAGACCAAGAACGACAAGAATTTTGTTAGAACATAGACGATAGATGCTTTTGTGGATCTTCAAAGGAAAAGATAAGCAAGTtatcaaaggaaaaaaagcATGATGTGTTTTAGCTGTTTCACCTGTGGCAACATACTCAGGTGCAGCATATCCATGTGTACCCATAACTTGAGTTGACACATGGGTCCTATCACCAGTTGGGCCAGCTTTTGCCAAACCGAAATCGGACAGCTTCGAATTGAATTCCTGCATCCCCAAATGAAGTTGTCAATGAGAAAAGATAATGGATGGCTCATTAACAAGGTTAGCAGTGTAACTAGTTGGGTTCATACCCCGTCTAGAAGAATGTTTGATGCTTTAAAATCTCTGTATATGACTTGCTCTTCAGCTTCATGCAAGAAAGAAAGGCCTCTGGCAGCACCTATAGCCACCTTGATTCTAGTAGCCCAAGATAGAGGTTGAGGCCCTCCTGAAAAACGGACACAAAAGCAATTAGAACTGAATTAACAAAAGATCACACCCCACAACACGAAAATACAAACTATAGTGTTGAAGTAATTATATACAGAGTAATATTCATATGACAAACTTAACAAAGATAATGCATACTTCTGAACAAGTGATTCTCTAGGCTTCCTTTTGGCATGAATTCGTAGACCAATAGCCGATTGTCACCGTCCGAGCAGTAGCCAATAAGTTTAACTAGGTTTGGATGGCGAAGCTGACCCAAGTAATTAACTTCTGTCTGAAAACCATAGCCAGACTCTCAGAAACttgaaaacataatttaactaAGCTGTGTAGTAGCAGATACTTACCAACCACTCTTTATGGCCTTGGAACCCTTCAGGCTTTAACTTCTTGACAGCAATGACCAACCCTGATCCAGGCCTGGCAGCAGTAAGAGTATGCTCGTCGATCCATCCTTTGAAGACATAGCCGAATCCTCCCTCCCCAAGAAGACTGTCAGGTCGGAAGTTTCTTGTAGCATTCTTTAACTCGTTAAAGGAGAACGCCTTCACATGAGGGGATGAGAGAATCTCAGCTTCTGATCTCGGAGTGGGGAGGCTTTCTGCACTGCTTTTAGCACTGTACGAGGGAATGCTTATGTTGGATGGAGCTGATGAGTTGCTGTTTTTGCAGGCAAATCTCGATGCTTCTGGAGATAATTAAAAGGCAAACTTAGGCGAGATCATTACCCCTGTCAACTAGTACTACTGTTCTtacaaattcacaattattaaCAGCACAAACAGGATTGAAGTGACTTATCCAATATATGAATTCAGTATTCGGAGAAACTAGATATTTGAGTTAATCTAGTCCTTTATATACAGAGTCAACTGACAGTGAGTATACATGATTAAAAGTTTCTATCAATGCATTCATCTATGCTAACGCGAATCTCCATATTTAAGATCATTGTATTTTAAGTATACAGAGAAACAATAGTTACTAATAGGGGTAATCAAGACAAGAAGTTTTGAGTCCTTTACAAACAAATATCAGTTGGATATGTAGAAAATAACCAGAAATTGTAGACATCTACCTAAATAGAAGAGGCTGCTAATAATTACAGATAACAAGAAGTATCTCTAAATGGGAATCAGTTTTTCACTTGCCCTAATTCCCAAGTTACCAGTatacaaaaaaagaaacagcatatttctatattgaagagattacaaataattaatgcttcttcaagtaataataattgaaactAAAGGGAAAcggaacaaaaaaaaaacatgttttttcaCTATAAGCACAAATCAGAgccaaaattcacaaaaataacataaacCTATAACCATCAAATTCAGCTTAATTAggttaatttttaaaaactgtATCCGCACATCGAGTTCAAACAAGATCCACACAGTTtcta
This window contains:
- the LOC125205566 gene encoding probable serine/threonine-protein kinase PBL3 isoform X2 encodes the protein MGNCFGSSARVDATLSTTSASRFACKNSNSSAPSNISIPSYSAKSSAESLPTPRSEAEILSSPHVKAFSFNELKNATRNFRPDSLLGEGGFGYVFKGWIDEHTLTAARPGSGLVIAVKKLKPEGFQGHKEWLTEVNYLGQLRHPNLVKLIGYCSDGDNRLLVYEFMPKGSLENHLFRRGPQPLSWATRIKVAIGAARGLSFLHEAEEQVIYRDFKASNILLDGEFNSKLSDFGLAKAGPTGDRTHVSTQVMGTHGYAAPEYVATGRLTAKSDVYSFGVVMLELLSGRRAVDKTKVGVEQNLVDWAKPYMGDKRKLFRIMDIKLEGQYPQKAAFTAATIAVQCLSHEAKQRPRMAEVLAKLEELQAPKCAIRHLKTDNQQGEHVPILQSKHHSPMNMTPLASPVPAHRRSPRVR
- the LOC125205566 gene encoding probable serine/threonine-protein kinase PBL3 isoform X1 codes for the protein MGNCFGSSARVDATLSTTSEASRFACKNSNSSAPSNISIPSYSAKSSAESLPTPRSEAEILSSPHVKAFSFNELKNATRNFRPDSLLGEGGFGYVFKGWIDEHTLTAARPGSGLVIAVKKLKPEGFQGHKEWLTEVNYLGQLRHPNLVKLIGYCSDGDNRLLVYEFMPKGSLENHLFRRGPQPLSWATRIKVAIGAARGLSFLHEAEEQVIYRDFKASNILLDGEFNSKLSDFGLAKAGPTGDRTHVSTQVMGTHGYAAPEYVATGRLTAKSDVYSFGVVMLELLSGRRAVDKTKVGVEQNLVDWAKPYMGDKRKLFRIMDIKLEGQYPQKAAFTAATIAVQCLSHEAKQRPRMAEVLAKLEELQAPKCAIRHLKTDNQQGEHVPILQSKHHSPMNMTPLASPVPAHRRSPRVR